From Paenibacillus polymyxa, the proteins below share one genomic window:
- the glmU gene encoding bifunctional UDP-N-acetylglucosamine diphosphorylase/glucosamine-1-phosphate N-acetyltransferase GlmU has product MLERLAVILAAGQGKRMKSKLYKVLHPVCGKPMVGHVLDTVRAIGVSRSVVVVGHGAEAVQSYLGPSAEYALQAEQLGTGHAVKQAKDLLGQDQGTTIVICGDTPLITAETLEGLVQLHESRGAAATILTAELDDPKGYGRVIRDTSGAVLKIVEQKDCSPEEDAVREINTGTYCFDNAKLFAALDKVTNANAQQEYYLTDVIGILHGEGEKVEAYLTDDVSESIGVNDRVALSVAEGYMRERIVRKHMLNGVTVIDPSSTYIGSDVVIGSDTVLYPNTWLHGQTQIGEDCVIGPQAEIQNTIIHSGATVKHSVLNEAEVGSSTSVGPFAYLRPGAKLGEHVKIGDFVEVKNATIGDHSKVSHLSYVGDAKVGTNVNIGCGAITVNYDGYNKSITEIEDDAFIGSNVNLIAPIKIGKGAYVVAGSTVTHAVPDNDLAIARPRQENKAGYADKIRARAKAKKKRSE; this is encoded by the coding sequence TTGTTGGAAAGGTTGGCAGTCATTCTTGCCGCAGGGCAGGGAAAACGTATGAAATCCAAATTATATAAAGTTCTGCATCCGGTGTGCGGAAAACCGATGGTCGGACATGTGCTCGACACGGTTCGTGCAATCGGTGTGTCCCGCAGTGTAGTCGTCGTGGGTCACGGAGCAGAGGCGGTACAGTCTTATTTGGGACCGTCGGCAGAATATGCGCTTCAGGCAGAGCAACTGGGAACGGGCCATGCTGTCAAGCAAGCCAAGGATCTGCTCGGTCAGGATCAGGGCACCACAATTGTCATCTGTGGAGATACTCCTTTGATCACAGCGGAAACGCTGGAAGGTTTGGTGCAACTGCACGAAAGCCGCGGAGCGGCTGCAACGATTCTGACCGCCGAGTTGGACGACCCGAAAGGATATGGACGAGTTATTCGTGATACTTCCGGGGCCGTGCTTAAGATCGTGGAACAGAAGGATTGTTCACCTGAGGAAGATGCTGTCCGTGAGATTAACACAGGAACGTATTGTTTTGACAATGCTAAGTTATTTGCAGCGCTGGACAAGGTAACGAATGCCAATGCACAGCAGGAATACTACCTGACCGATGTCATTGGTATTTTGCATGGCGAAGGTGAGAAGGTTGAGGCGTATTTGACAGATGACGTGTCGGAATCTATCGGTGTAAACGACAGAGTTGCTTTGTCGGTTGCTGAAGGCTATATGCGCGAGCGTATCGTTCGCAAACATATGCTGAATGGTGTCACCGTCATTGATCCGTCTTCTACCTACATCGGAAGCGATGTTGTCATTGGTTCCGATACAGTGTTGTACCCAAATACATGGCTGCATGGTCAAACACAAATCGGAGAAGATTGTGTGATTGGTCCGCAGGCAGAGATCCAGAATACGATTATCCACTCAGGAGCAACAGTGAAACATTCGGTGTTGAACGAAGCGGAAGTGGGAAGCAGTACATCTGTAGGTCCGTTTGCTTATCTGCGTCCAGGCGCGAAGCTTGGCGAACATGTGAAGATTGGTGATTTTGTAGAGGTGAAAAATGCGACCATTGGAGATCATTCCAAGGTGTCTCATTTGAGCTATGTCGGTGATGCCAAGGTGGGTACAAACGTAAATATTGGCTGCGGGGCAATAACGGTTAATTATGATGGATATAATAAATCCATTACAGAAATTGAAGACGATGCCTTTATTGGCAGCAATGTGAATCTGATCGCCCCGATTAAGATTGGAAAAGGTGCTTATGTTGTCGCAGGCTCCACTGTAACACATGCTGTCCCTGATAACGACCTGGCCATTGCCAGACCACGTCAAGAGAACAAAGCCGGATATGCGGACAAAATCCGCGCGCGTGCCAAAGCAAAGAAAAAAAGATCGGAATGA
- the spoVG gene encoding septation regulator SpoVG, with amino-acid sequence MQITDVRLRRVNSEGRMKAIASITIDNEFVVHDIRVIDGNNGMFVAMPSKRTPDGEFRDIAHPISSGTREKIQAAVLTEYERAAVDEEVAIEEGA; translated from the coding sequence ATGCAGATTACGGATGTTAGACTCCGCCGAGTGAACTCAGAAGGAAGAATGAAGGCGATTGCATCCATTACAATTGATAACGAGTTTGTTGTTCATGACATCCGAGTTATCGACGGTAACAACGGGATGTTCGTAGCTATGCCAAGCAAACGAACCCCTGACGGAGAGTTTCGCGATATCGCTCACCCGATATCTTCAGGAACTCGTGAAAAGATTCAAGCTGCTGTATTGACTGAGTACGAACGTGCAGCTGTTGATGAAGAAGTTGCTATTGAAGAAGGCGCTTAA
- the purR gene encoding pur operon repressor produces MKKLKRSSRLVEMTQFLLSRPHTLVPLTHFADRYGAAKSSISEDLAIIKEVFEDEGTGELLTLAGAAGGVKLIPRLSKQHALAFANDLCAQLEQPDRILPGGYLYLSDLLGQPAMMNEAGKIFATAFADRQIDVVMTVETKGIPLAYATGAQLNLPVVLVRRDHQVTEGSAVSINYVSGSQKSLHTMSLSRRAMREKSRVLIVDDFMKAGGTIQGMVDLLAEFDAEVAGVGVLVESGEVENEERLLHDYISLANLTAVDSRSKQITVKLGNYFDELTGQ; encoded by the coding sequence GTGAAAAAACTTAAAAGAAGCTCACGATTGGTGGAAATGACACAATTTTTGTTGTCACGGCCGCATACATTGGTGCCTCTTACTCATTTTGCAGATCGATACGGGGCAGCTAAGTCGTCGATAAGCGAGGATCTAGCTATTATCAAAGAAGTATTTGAGGATGAGGGTACTGGCGAGCTTCTGACACTGGCGGGAGCAGCAGGGGGCGTCAAGTTGATCCCACGGCTCTCCAAGCAGCATGCGCTTGCGTTTGCGAACGACTTGTGCGCGCAGCTGGAGCAGCCTGATCGCATATTACCGGGAGGGTACCTATATTTATCCGATTTGCTGGGCCAACCAGCGATGATGAACGAAGCAGGTAAAATATTTGCGACCGCTTTTGCCGATCGTCAGATTGATGTGGTTATGACTGTAGAGACGAAGGGCATTCCGCTTGCATATGCAACCGGAGCACAGCTTAATTTGCCAGTCGTGCTTGTACGACGTGACCATCAGGTGACAGAAGGCTCAGCTGTAAGTATTAATTATGTTTCTGGATCACAAAAGAGCCTGCATACGATGTCTTTATCCAGACGTGCAATGCGTGAGAAATCGCGTGTGCTCATCGTAGATGATTTTATGAAGGCTGGCGGCACGATACAAGGAATGGTTGACTTGTTAGCAGAGTTTGATGCTGAGGTAGCTGGTGTCGGTGTTCTGGTAGAGTCGGGCGAGGTGGAGAACGAAGAGCGCCTGTTGCACGATTATATTTCACTGGCAAATCTGACCGCAGTCGATTCTCGAAGTAAGCAAATTACAGTCAAGCTGGGTAATTACTTTGATGAGTTAACAGGGCAGTAA
- the ispE gene encoding 4-(cytidine 5'-diphospho)-2-C-methyl-D-erythritol kinase, which translates to MKIYEKAPAKINLMLDVLRKRDDGYHEVEMIMTMVDLSDRLTMSELPRDTIIISSQAGYIPLDEKNLAFQAARLIKERYNVSTGVHIHLDKHIPVAAGLAGGSSDAAAALRGLNKLWKLGISDAELRVLGAELGSDVPFCITGGTALASGRGELLKPLPNPPQCWVILAKPPINVSTAEVYGRVKADQITHHPSARQMELAIRNASFTDVCNALGNVLEDVTLKLYPEVEHLKNSMIRLGADGVLMSGSGPTVFGLVSKEAKVPRIYNGLRGFCKDVYAVRLLT; encoded by the coding sequence TTGAAAATATATGAAAAAGCACCGGCGAAAATTAACTTAATGCTTGATGTTCTACGTAAGCGGGATGATGGTTATCACGAGGTCGAAATGATCATGACTATGGTTGATCTATCCGACCGATTGACGATGTCCGAGTTACCGCGTGATACCATTATCATTTCTAGTCAAGCCGGGTACATACCATTGGATGAAAAGAACTTGGCTTTTCAGGCTGCGCGTCTAATCAAAGAACGTTATAACGTGTCTACAGGCGTCCATATCCATCTGGATAAGCATATCCCGGTGGCTGCAGGATTAGCAGGCGGAAGCAGCGATGCTGCTGCAGCATTGCGTGGACTGAACAAGCTGTGGAAACTCGGTATCTCGGATGCGGAATTAAGGGTACTGGGTGCTGAATTGGGTTCAGACGTACCTTTCTGCATTACAGGGGGCACAGCTTTAGCGAGCGGGCGCGGAGAACTGCTCAAGCCACTGCCGAATCCGCCACAATGCTGGGTGATTCTCGCCAAGCCGCCGATTAATGTTTCGACGGCTGAAGTGTATGGTCGTGTCAAAGCGGATCAGATTACGCACCACCCGTCTGCCCGGCAGATGGAACTGGCGATTCGTAACGCTTCTTTTACCGATGTATGCAACGCCCTGGGTAATGTACTGGAGGATGTGACATTAAAGCTGTATCCAGAAGTGGAGCATCTTAAAAACTCCATGATCCGTTTAGGAGCAGATGGCGTGCTGATGTCAGGCAGTGGACCTACAGTGTTCGGGTTGGTATCTAAGGAAGCCAAAGTGCCACGGATCTATAACGGACTAAGAGGCTTTTGTAAAGATGTATACGCAGTACGACTTTTGACCTGA
- a CDS encoding small, acid-soluble spore protein, alpha/beta type, translated as MSRRRRSVMSEELKYELAKDLGFYDTVKEEGWGGIKAKDAGNMVKRAIQLAEQAASRKS; from the coding sequence ATGAGCCGAAGAAGACGGAGTGTTATGTCGGAAGAGCTAAAGTACGAACTAGCCAAAGATCTTGGGTTTTACGACACGGTCAAGGAGGAAGGCTGGGGAGGCATTAAAGCCAAGGATGCGGGCAATATGGTCAAGCGGGCCATTCAGCTTGCGGAGCAGGCGGCTTCTCGCAAATCGTAG
- the veg gene encoding biofilm formation stimulator Veg gives MAKNTLLEIKRSLDAHVGQKILLRANGGRRKTVERTGVLEETYPSVFIVKLDQEQQTFKRVSYSYADILTESVEVSVYDPDSHTSVVEYFETP, from the coding sequence ATGGCTAAAAATACGCTGTTGGAAATCAAACGCAGTCTCGACGCACATGTAGGGCAAAAGATTTTGCTGCGGGCTAACGGCGGACGCCGTAAGACCGTCGAACGAACTGGTGTCTTGGAAGAAACGTACCCTTCTGTTTTTATCGTCAAGCTGGATCAGGAGCAACAGACGTTTAAACGTGTCTCCTACAGCTATGCTGACATTCTTACTGAGTCGGTGGAGGTCAGTGTATATGATCCCGACTCTCACACAAGTGTAGTCGAATATTTCGAAACACCTTAA
- the yabG gene encoding sporulation peptidase YabG, producing MSLGDLVVRKSYGGDVTFRVEDIQRDKAIIKGTEFRLLADSPVNDLVRVPADQVSGKTQQAHIKAGESLNLLQRARQQQAARSQAALIGEWSDPVESTYFEMPGKVLHLDGDPGYLRKCLSLYEQLRVPAEGHHVHESAMADTLYRLLPRIRPDIVVITGHDGVLKQPQPYDLYSLKSYKNSQNFVAAIQVARQYERHLDSLTIVAGACQSHFEALLRAGANFASSPGRILIHALDPVYVAAKAAFTSIRDTVNMGDLFHQTISGSRGVGGIETRGSYRIGLPKLENLSTLKVTPSAI from the coding sequence ATGAGTTTAGGAGACTTGGTCGTTCGGAAATCGTACGGCGGTGATGTCACGTTTCGCGTTGAGGACATCCAGCGGGATAAAGCGATCATTAAGGGGACGGAATTTCGGCTACTGGCTGATTCCCCGGTGAACGATTTGGTCAGAGTGCCGGCAGACCAGGTTAGCGGTAAGACTCAACAGGCCCACATTAAGGCCGGGGAGTCTCTTAATCTTTTGCAACGGGCACGCCAGCAGCAAGCTGCCCGTAGCCAGGCGGCTCTGATTGGAGAGTGGAGTGATCCGGTGGAGTCAACGTATTTTGAAATGCCAGGAAAGGTTCTTCATCTGGATGGAGACCCTGGCTATTTAAGGAAATGTCTCAGTCTATATGAACAGCTCCGTGTTCCCGCAGAGGGACATCACGTTCACGAATCGGCAATGGCGGATACGTTATACCGACTGCTTCCCCGCATTCGTCCTGATATTGTAGTCATCACTGGACATGATGGTGTGCTAAAGCAACCGCAGCCTTATGATTTGTACAGCTTGAAAAGCTACAAGAATTCGCAAAATTTTGTGGCAGCGATTCAGGTAGCGAGACAATATGAGCGTCATCTGGATTCACTGACAATTGTAGCGGGTGCGTGCCAGTCCCATTTTGAGGCGCTGCTGCGTGCTGGAGCCAACTTTGCCAGTTCCCCAGGGCGTATCTTGATTCACGCTCTGGACCCCGTTTACGTGGCTGCCAAGGCCGCATTTACTTCAATCCGTGATACGGTCAATATGGGAGACTTGTTTCACCAGACCATCAGTGGCAGCCGCGGAGTGGGTGGAATTGAAACAAGGGGAAGCTACCGCATCGGTTTGCCGAAGCTTGAAAATTTGTCAACGCTTAAAGTAACGCCTTCAGCGATCTGA
- the rsmA gene encoding 16S rRNA (adenine(1518)-N(6)/adenine(1519)-N(6))-dimethyltransferase RsmA → MTGIQDIATPRRTKEIIQKHGFSFKKSLGQNFLIDQNILSKIVNAAGLDDTKGALEIGPGIGALTEKLAQSAKAVTAVEIDQRLLPILEEVLAPYDHVKVRHGDVLKLDLREVFAVDFADVSKVSVVANLPYYVTTPILMRLLEDKLPLENIVVMIQKEVAERMAASPGTKDYGSLSIAVQYYSEPELVCTVPNTVFIPQPNVDSAVIRLRVREVPPVEVVDERHFFEVVHAAFAQRRKTISNNLKSRFFTKENRDTLEPLLQQAGIEPSRRGETLSIEEFARLSAVLLEAGIS, encoded by the coding sequence ATGACAGGGATTCAAGATATAGCAACACCGCGGCGTACGAAGGAGATTATTCAAAAGCACGGTTTTTCGTTCAAAAAGAGCTTGGGACAAAACTTTTTGATTGATCAAAATATTCTGAGCAAGATCGTAAATGCTGCCGGTTTGGATGATACAAAGGGTGCGCTTGAGATCGGTCCGGGGATTGGAGCTTTGACTGAAAAATTGGCGCAATCGGCTAAGGCAGTTACCGCTGTCGAGATTGATCAGCGGCTGCTGCCCATTCTTGAAGAAGTGCTGGCCCCTTACGATCACGTAAAGGTTCGCCATGGAGACGTATTGAAGCTGGACTTGCGTGAGGTGTTCGCAGTCGATTTTGCAGACGTGAGCAAAGTGAGTGTCGTCGCTAATCTGCCGTATTACGTCACTACACCGATTCTGATGCGTCTACTGGAGGACAAGCTTCCTTTGGAGAATATCGTCGTTATGATTCAAAAGGAGGTGGCTGAGCGCATGGCTGCGTCTCCTGGTACGAAGGATTACGGCAGCTTAAGCATAGCCGTGCAATATTACAGCGAGCCTGAGTTAGTCTGTACGGTGCCGAATACAGTATTTATTCCTCAGCCGAATGTTGATTCGGCAGTTATTCGGCTGCGTGTACGAGAAGTTCCTCCGGTGGAAGTGGTGGACGAGAGGCATTTCTTTGAAGTGGTTCATGCCGCCTTTGCCCAACGTCGTAAAACCATTTCAAATAACCTAAAAAGCCGCTTCTTCACTAAAGAGAACAGGGACACGCTGGAGCCGCTGTTGCAACAAGCTGGTATTGAGCCTTCCCGTCGAGGGGAAACGCTGAGTATCGAGGAATTTGCGCGTCTCAGCGCCGTGCTGTTAGAGGCTGGAATATCCTAA